A region of the Salvelinus namaycush isolate Seneca chromosome 13, SaNama_1.0, whole genome shotgun sequence genome:
aagggattgtaagtaagcatttcagggtaaggtctacacttgttgtattcggcgcatgtgagaaataaagtttgatttgaagaACACAATTCTCCAGCgtaccagtggccatcgaaggtgagcatttgcccactgaagttggttactataccgaactgcagtcaggtcaaaaccctggtaaggacgatgagcacgcagatTAACTTCCCCGAGGCCTCcctgctagctgtgccactagagattctgggttcgagttcAGGCTccgttgcagccggccgcgaccgggtgacccatggggcggcgcacaattggcccagcgtcttccgggttaggggagagtttggcctgcagggatgtccttgtcccatagcgcactagcgactcctgttccgggccgggcgcagtgtacGCTGACacgtcgccaggtgcacggtgtttcctccgaaacACATTGgcgcggctggcttccgggttaagtgggcattgtgtcaagaagcagtgcagcttgttTGGGTTgagtttcagaggacgcacggctctcgatcttcacctctcccgagtctgtacgggagttgcagggacgagacaagactgtaacgaccaattggataccatgaaattgtgGGGGGAAAAATGGGTAAagtaacaaaaaatgtaattaaataaaatagcttccctgagacggtttctgcaGAAAGTCTTTGGTTGtgtaaacccacagtttcatcggCTGTACGGGTTCTGGTCTCAGATATTCCCGCAGGttaagaagccggatgtggaaatcctgggctggcgtggttacatgtggtctacggttgtgaggccggttggacgtactgccaaattctctaaaacaacgttggcgGTGACTTATACAGAAATTaatattaaattctctggcaacagctctggtggacattcctgaagtAAGCATTgcaaattgcatgctccctcaaaacttgagacatctgtggcattgtgttgagacaaaactgcacattttagagtggcctttcattgtccccagcacaaggtgcccctgtgtaatgattatgctgtttaatcagcttcttgaaatgccacacctgtgaggtggatggattatttagcaaaggagaaatgctcactaacagggatgtaaacaattcTGTGCAGAACATTTTAGAGaagtaagctttttgtgtgtatggaacatttctgggatcttttatttcagctcatgaaacatgggaccaacactttacatattgcgtttatatttttgttcagtgtaaataccACGTTAATGAGAAAATATACCTGGCCATTACAACATATCAAAGATGTTTCACCAACTTTTTCTCCCGCTCTGCTAGCCGGGTTCTCGCCGCTCATTTCCCACAATACCCTGCACATTTCTCTGTGTGCCATCAAGAATGAATGGGGGCGGACCTCCTCCTGCTGACGCCACGTCTGGTGAAAATGCACTGTTAGTTTTCCCCGCCTACTCAGACAGCTCACCTAGTCTATCAGCTCCCACTCTGTAATGTTAACCAGCTAGCTAGTAGCAGAAACTCACTGTGGCTAGCGAAGTAAATGAAAAAATAGACATcttgtactgtagctagttagctagctccgGCCTTGGCTGTAATACCGGCTAAGGCATAATAAGAAAAGTAACGAATAATTGTTTATAACTAACGATAAAATGGCGGAAAAGCCAGAGGCTGGAGACAGCGAAGACGAGGTTGAAGATGTGTACGAAGTGGAGAGGATTATTGACATGCGAACGGAGGAGGTAAcgaaactagctagctaacgttactgctAGGCAGTTTTGGTTGTTCGCCATCTAGCTGAACGTTAGCTTTATCTAGCTACACAATGTGACAACAATGAGCGGGTACCGTGATTAATTAATTTAAACTGTAAATAgacaacatagctagctagaaatGCTAAAATATCCACGCACAGTTAGCCAACTGAAAGGAAATTGAAATGGCTGCACAACTTTGCCCATACGACGCCCTCTCCTTGCGCTAGGCCAAGGTCGGACTGACTGATGTTATTCTTTCGCGTTTCTGGACTTCAGCCAGCCCCACTTGCGCAGACTTGCCAAATACAACAAACCCTCTGTACTAAGCCTTGCACAACCAAGTCGTAATTGTCTTTAatgagctagctaactagctacatgtGCTAGTTAAGTTGCTATGCCAGTTGGTTAGGAAAGTGCTAACGTTAGCAAACTAGCTAATAGTCTAgacatgttttatgtaagttagctagctaaatagctgGACGTATTAGCGATTAAGCAAATTTTCCACGGTACGTAATAAGATGGTACAGACCAGAACTATTAAGATATTACTAGCTGTTACAGTTTGGCGGATAGCCGTTGATACTTAGGTAACGTTAACAGTTAGTGTTAAGGGCATGCAGGACATTTTCGACCAGTCTCTAATTGGCAATACTTAAACAATTCCCGACTTGGAAACCACCGCTGTCTTATTAACTTCCATGGCTAGTTGCAGGTTGGAATTTAGAAAATGCGCCATTTTTAAAAAAATTACATCTTTTTTTTGCAccatgaagtaatccaacaatgtgcATACCGCCATCTTGTCTATTTAAAATCTTCTCTCATTGATGGAGAGAAGATTTTAAATGGACAAGATGGCAGTGTACATACACATTAGTTTGTTGACATGGAACAACTGACTTACCTGGTATGCTAATTGGTGTAGACAGTCAACCATTTTtcttacaccaatccaatgcttttttaTGTATGAGGGTAAGTTCACActttggggtggggtggggggcagAGTTTGGCATAGGTCCCTGACAATCACAGTTGGCTACCACATTTCAGTCTGGTGACATCACTGTCACCAGctaacttacataaaacatgtcTAGACTATTAGCTAGTTTGCTAACGTTAGCACTTTCCTAACCAACTGGCATAGCAACTTAACTAGCacatgtagctagttagctagctcatTAAAGACAATTACGACTTGGTTGTGCAAGGCTTAGTACAGAGGGTTTGTTTTATTTGGCAAGTCTGCGCAAGTGGGGCTGGCTGAAGTCCAGAAACGCGAAAGACACTATAGAGGAGAGTTGCTACACAACATGGGCCATGTGTCACTGAGTGATTAAGCAGTAGGCTCCTCTATTAAAGTGCAAGCAAGAATCTGTGTGTATAAGTAAAGGGAGAGAATGTGTTTGTGTAGGTCTGATCTGTGTGAGATTGAGAGAGTGTTAGGTGAATGGGAGAAAAATAGGATTTTCTGAGGCTTGTGATTGTGGCTCAACAGCGATTCAGAGTGAAACACCCAGCCCCGCCAAACCTCCAGAGTTCCGGAAGAAGAGGGGAGGGCAGTATTGGATGAGGAGGAGTGGTGTGTGTGAAGAAGTCACTTGCACAGCCAGTTCCTCTTATCTAAATTGCTTTTGAGCTGAGAGTATGAGGGCGGGAAAAAGGAAAACAAAGCCTCTGAGGGAGGCGGGTGGAGAGAAACCTGACTCTCGTTGTGCTTTGTTTACAATCACGACCAGCCATGCACTGTGCTGCAGTCACATGTGTACCTCATTTGAACCAGAACACATTAGTCACATGATACAAGCAAAATCTACTGTCAAAGTAACCAGGTTTTCAGCCAACTTTTTATGTGAGTAAAGGACATGTTGGATAAAGAATGTCACGACAGGAgtgatggaaacagcaaatttgtcTAAACTTTCCagatgtcgacaaaacaaaatacgctagacaaggtgggatctttttgtgagaaattaattgtgagaaatggcagtggaaGCACCTTTATGCGCTAATATTAATATAATATCAAAATAAATTTGGCGTCACGTGATATgttgtggtcctcccactacgactcaggaaagcatgcagtttattaggctacagattaaataagttacgataaacttcacagggtggtgaaagtgcgcGATGATGAGCTTGATTcttctttccaataaatatctaggctcttctggtgacatgatgatcatgCTTGGCTGTCATTTGACAAATAGAAATGATCTCTTTTGTCCAAAATAAtatcatcatgtaggtagcctacccacactgtatctgggaACTATTGGCTAGAGCCACATGCCAATAGAAGTGTGCACATTTgctataaaacgcaacatgtttgTGACAAAACGATCaggagagttgaaaatgtgatggaaacccatttaactttggAAATTAACCTCAAAAGTTGTTTATGTGCAATatatcacgcacagccttttatctgcaacaagtacATTTGATGGagacatctctggtgggaaaatgcgtattgtttttatgcagattttagaatattcgcatgaaaatctgtcgccatttggatggaaacctagctagtgtcaGAACGGTTGTCCCCTGTGACTGGTTCTCTTTGGTGTCCCAGTGCCCTGGATGGGAAGGAGGGGACTGGGAGTTCTGGCTGTGTGCCACATTGCCAGACACAGCCGCTTAAcggaatgtgtgtttgtgtcaggtgGAGAGGTCTGAGTAGGCATGTGTCAGACTTAATACAAACTCTAGGTCTTTTTTATACACACAGGAGGTCTATGAGTAGGTGTAGGCCCAatacagtcactcagtcagtcttCATCTTCTGCAATGATGTGAAAGAACTgaactggtaaaaaaaaaaaaagattctcCATATTGCTCTCACCCACTTGTATTTGCCCTTGTCTTTAGGGGGAGGTACTGTACCGCGTTCGCTGGAAGAACTACTCCTCTGACGATGACACGTGGGAGCCTGAGGCCCACCTGGAGGATTGCAGGGAGGTGCTCCTGGGCTACAAGAGGGCTCTGGCAGAGGCTAAGGTCACGAAAGACCAAGATGCTAAGAAATGCATGGTAAGTCCCATCCAGAAGGATCATAGCCATCGTAAGAAAGGCGAGTCTAATTGCTGGAATGGAAAGTGCTTTATAGGACTGACTGTTACATTAACTACCTTTCGAGTAACCAATATCACTTTCAATGGCTGATGTGAATATCCCCTCTCCTTTGTAGAAGTTGCCCATGAAGAGTGATGTGTTCGATGCTGACTCTGACAGCGACAGTGATATTGACAAGCCCACAGACCTGCATgttaagaagaagaaaaagaagaagcccagagaagaggaggaggaggaggcacctcccctgaaggagaagaggaaaaAGAAGAAAGACAAGCGCAAGGAGGACTTCAGGCCTCGTCCGGCACCGGAGTCTGATGAAGAGGAGCTTTCCCCTCCCCCAACCCCTGGCCGCGGAACCAAGATGTCCGACTCCAAAAAGAGATTTGTTGACTCCGATGAAGAGGAAGAAGCCCCTGTGCCCTCCAAGAAGCACAGGAAGGACAAGGCCAAGGATGGAGGAAAGCACGGAAAAAAAGAGAatggggaggaagggaagaagaaaaagaagaaaaagaaggatCGAAGGGGTGATCTGGAGTCCACTGAAGATGAGGCCACCGCCCCCCTGGAAGAGGAGCTTAGCGAGGGGCCATCTGAGTCCCAGACGGATGATACCACCACAACGGAAAAGTCTCGCGCTGATGACAAGCCCAAGAATAAGAAGAGTAAGTCAGAACTGAAGCTGCAGGGCATCAAGGACTTACTTCAGGACAAGAAAGGCAAGAAACTGGAAACTTCGTCGCCAATGCTCTCCGCAAGCGGCCTCGCAAAACTGAAGAGCCTCACTTCCTCCAAGAGCCAGGGCCGGGATGAGCCCACACCAACCTCTGACTCCAGCGACACTCCTGCCCCGGCCCAAGTCCACAAGAAGGCCAAGGGCAAGAGCCACGAGGCCACTCCTGCACCGCCTAAAAttccctcttcctcatcctcgtcttcctcttcctcctctggtGCAGGGGCAAGCACTAGCAAGACTGTGGAGGAGTCTAAAGTTGTAGTGGCTGGGGATAAGGAGCCGACCGCCTCCACTAACCTGTTTGAGAAGTTCCTGCTGAACTGCGAGGCCAAGGACCGTGTTCCCCGCAAACAGATGGTCCACCAGCCCACCCCCACGGAGAACACTAAACCACCAAAGGTATGCCAAGCAGTTCTGCACTAAATGTACGGGGTTAGTAAATAAACGCTGGTGATATAGCCAGTGGCAGGGCCCTCAAAGTCTATCTTAAGCTGCCTCAAGTAAAATCTTAAATATATTTATGTTCAAATTTCAGCTCATAGGGAAAATTGAGAAAAGGACCAAGCCGACAAAGGAGTCACCTGCTCGGAAGCCAGAGCCAGATAAGTCCAAACATACAGACGGTGAGAAGAATTAAAAGGGTCTTTTAAaagcttttatttttttgaattgcGTATGAATGTAGTGGACACAGCCACTAAATATTGACTCAATCAAGACATAAACAAAAATGTAactgacattttagtaatttagcagacactcgtaTTCAGAgtaacttacagtagtgagtgcatacattttcatactttatcgtactggtcccccgtgggaatcgaactcAACCATGGCGTTGCAAACTACAAACTTAGCCACACAGGAACCCCTTTTATGccaccttttttatttttttattttcccttatCTAACAGCATTTCGGCCCAGTCAGAGCCCCAGTGCTATGGAGACTGGTGACAGGGCAGAGGCAGAGGAGGAACCCGCCCAGAAGTCAAAGTTCGGCGGAGAGGACCGGAGGGAGGAGGCACAACGTTGGGAGAGGAGGACCCAAGAGGatgacaggaggaggaggaggagggaggacagCGAGCCACGCCTCTTCATCGCCTGTGATGACAATCAAGACCCCTTGGAGAGCGCTGACAAGTCTGGTACGCAGTTTGGTACGCCACAGAaccaacaaacacacatgcatacagacacacagtcacacacagaaaagtcaacacacacacacgtctgttaCAAAACCTACCattattgcttacacctatccaatcctttcagatctacacaagtgttTAGGGGCAAATGGTTGTTTCTGGATAGAGACTCTCATAATGGCCATGTGAAATAATACTAAATGTACTATTGGATGTGGTTTGTGACTGACAGACAAAGGTCAAGCCTCTCTTAACCTTGGAATGGACCTCAACTTGGACTGGATGACACTGGAGGACTTTCAGAAACATTTGAACGGGGAGGATGAGATTCTTTCTGCTCCACCTCTATCTCCCAGTAAGTGcataccctctttctctctcatgttTCCCAGCAGTCTCTCAACATCGGCTGTACATGGAACTCTCTTCCACACATGGATGTAGACAACTACTGATGCGAAATCTGTGTGTCCCTCAGGTGAGCTGCGGGATGCAGTGAAAAGTGGGGATTACATGTCTGTGAAACTTGCACTCAATTCCAAAGAGGACTACAATCTGGACCAGGAGGTACGTTCTGTGTTCCAAAGAGAGTACCTCTCACCTGCATTCTCCCCCCTGCTTTGCTCCTGTCTTTGGggagccccagctgttccacatATTTATTCAGTCCCAGTACAAGCACTAACTAGTCACAACTAATCAATTAAATATGTTTTTACCTTTTGTTAGagtagcctgtgtgtgtggttATACTTGTGAGTTCATTCAAATGAGGACCATTTTGCGACATACATCACAGTTCTCTTCTCATACGCTTTAGCTTTGTTCTCGGGTTTTCCAACAAAAAACTTACGTTAACCAACTTGGGGCGGCAACAGATTCGCTTTTGATACATATGTTTAGCTATTGCATATATGTCAGCGCCAAGTACTATATAATTCATTACTCAATTAAAGCCACAATATGTAACTTTCATTCCAGAATGACTGCAAGCATAGTACAAAGGACTGGAAATTTAAGTTACAGATTGCTGCTTTaattaaatgtattgtgtagaatGAATTTTCATTTAGCCAGTCTGGTTCAAACATAGATACAACTGAATCAACTTAGCCACTCTGATCGAGTTATAAAACAGTTTAAATATTGGATATAACGTGAGAGCCAGTGATGGCATGCAGAGGTTGAATACCAGGACATTGAAAGAGAGAATCCGACTACAGTACCTGCTGACTGTATCCATTGAGGACCGCTAAGCAATCGAAGGTAAGCAGATTATACCCTTTAACTACTCAGTTATTTAATTTAGCCCAATGGAGCTACAGATTGTTTTGTAAAGATGTGTTAAGCTTGAATAGGAAAATGCAGTTTGTAAAATGTAATGTTTATCgctttaaaaacatgttttgccTATTATCATACCTAATAAACTGTTGTGCCAACTTTGTCTGGCAATGAATAAATCCAAGCTTTATATTGCATTGAATGTTTGTTGTTGTGCACAGTTGTCAGAATTTTCATACGTTACTATGGAGGCAGCTAGAGTGGTCTCAGACAGGTATTATCTTCTCATTAACAGACACAGAACATGATGAGCAAGAGGTCAAAGTTCACAAGAAGCTATAAGATACAACATTTACCTCAGGTACAGTAATGCCTTAAGAAAAGTATTCTTGCACCACCGCAGAGCATGTAAAACTGCTGCGGACATAGCAGCACTGACATTTCACTCTTCATCTTCATTATCGACAATGAATAGCCGAAAAGCTAAAATAAAAAACCTTCCTTAGTCACTCATTACAATACCAGTAACACATTTCAGCTTTTGCCATACAGTTGTCTTTGTGTACAATAATAATTAAATATGAATCGAACAAAACCTTCAGTTTAACAAACTACTGACATAAGCATGTATTCTATTAACAAAATATGTATTTACATAGGCTAATATTACTTGCCCAGTTACATTATTATTTTGTTTGGGTTGTCCAATTTAGCTTTGTTAATTATTACAATTTATAAGGACTCGATAGTGTTAGTGTGGACCAATCAGTGTTAAGGGCCTGCTGAATATATTATATGTCTCAAACGTTCTGCTGCAACTGTAACTGTTGGGCAAGTACCAGAATTAATTTGGACCAGAGTTTGTTTTGCATCTTTATAGGCAGCCAAACACTCCAGGATCTTATTCAGGTCTATTTGTGTAAACACTTAAATCACCCACCAAACGCTCATCATTGCATGTAGGTCACTAAATACTGAATATATTGAGGATTCAAAACAGTCATTGGCAAAATTAGGTTAGAAGCCTAGTTGCATGGCGTTTTCTTTTCTGTACCTTCCTCGTCTCCATGCAGCATCTCATCCAACATCACATTATTAATTCCTCATCAGACATATTTACAATGTCAAAACGTTGTAGTTCGCTGATTTAATACAATAAAGCCATAAACTATTCCTTGAATGGGTCAAATGTGGTTTTTTTATTATTGAAGAATTCAGTCTACACGCAGTTTGGTGCTGTGTAACCATTGCATTGATTCTTGCTTGACTGTGATTGAAGTTGAGAGCATTGTTGAGGTGCTCTTAGGCGATCATTTGAATGACTCACAATGTGTACTGTACATGTTTTCAATGAGCAGTACTATGAGGTTTTCACGATTTTAGATTTTTCTGTGTATGAAACAGGGCAGGGGACACCAGCTTTGTCTAGTATGATGGTATAGTTTACCTAATTTCTCTTTGCCACAAAAGTTAAACACTAACTCCCAACAGCTATGAAGCTGCTTGTTTCACGTCCCACTTTTCATACATTTGAAACGGAATGCATCATGAGATTAACCTTTCATAAGTTATGAATCTTACGTTTACTTGTTCTTTTACAGGCATACACTGTTGAACAGAAGAGTTTAAGTGGCAAAGAGAAGAGTTTAAATGAAGAGGATATTTTAAATGAGGAAAAGAAGACTTTATGTGATGAAGAGAAGAGATTAAGTGATGAAGAGAAGCCTTTATGTGCAGCAGGGAATCCTCGCAGCCTGGGGAATCTTCACCGCAGCCTGGGGAATCTTCACCGCAAAAGGAATCCTCACCGCGAAAGGAATTCTCTTTGCAAAGATGAGATTCCTCTATGCGAAGAGAATCATTTACACAAGGAAGAGAAACATTCTCTACACAATAAAAAGACTTCATGTGTTGAAGATAATACGTCATGGGATGTGGAGAAGACTTTATGTGACATAAAGAAGGGTGCTGAGGAAAGCAGTTTGAGTGGTGATGAGATTCACGAAAACAGTTCTGGTGATGAGGTAGAACGACAAAGACTTGATTCAAACGTTCCAAGTGGGTCAGATCCTCTTCCATCTAATGCAGAAAGCTCATGCGAGGATGAATATGAGCAGTACCCTCCAAAAACGGCACAAGCTAAAAAGACTTGCCGCAAAATATTTGCGCCACGGAAAGGTACACGGTCAAGCTTACGTTCCAGCACAAAAATGACAGTCAGCGCATGTAGTACGATAGAAGATGATGATAAGGGGAAATTGGACAAAAAGTACTTCTGCCTGTATTGCAATGAACCACACCACAAAATTGCAAGACATTTAGAAAGGATGCACGCAGAAGAAGCAGCTGTTGCTCATGCTATCAGCTTCCCAGAACTCTCCAAAATCAGGTCTCTCTTGCTTGACCAACTCCGTAACAAAGGCAACGATCAACACAACTTAGAAATTCTTCAATGTGGAGATGAAGTTGTGACAAAGGAAATACCCTCTTACAGTGGTGCTTCTGTGCGTGACTACCTACCCTGCCAACACTGTGTAGCTTTTTTTAACAAAATTGATTTATGGAAGCATGAGAGCTCATGTAATGCCAGAAAAGGACAAGATGAAACgaggggaggaaaaagagtgagGATCCAGGCTGCGTCCTCTCAACTTGTTCCATTGCCTGTCTATTCTACTGGAGGATGTGAAGAAATAATACACAATATGAATCAAGATGACATCTCATGCCACATCAAAAATGATCCCCTGATATGTAAATATGGCAATGCACTATCTGCAAAGCATGGTCATGCCAAGTCACAGTTTACTTACATTGGTTCAAAAATGAGGGAATTGGCTAGATTTGTACTTAATGTAAATGAGATGGACTGTGATGTGCAATACTTGCATGAAGTATGTGTACCATCCAAATTCAAATTGGCCGTTCATGCTGCCAGGAAAATGAGTGGTCATGACCCTGCCTCCGACAGGTACAAGACCCCATCTCTTGCTTTAAAGATAGGCTATTCCTTGAAAAGAGCTACTGAAATAGCTTTTGGGGAGAGTCGTATGACAGAGGACCGTGAGGCAGAGGAACAAGCCAAAAGGTTCATTGAACTACTTGAAAACGATTGGAATAACTGTTTTTCTGGTCTATCCCTCAGCGCTGTCCCTCAGTGTGATGAAGTTGATGTGTCTTCACTAACTGAGGATTTGATCAAACTTCAGAAGTTTCTCAAGGTTGCAGAGGACACAGCGAAGAAAGAATTGCTGGAGAACCCCACCAACACTGTCTGGAAAAAGCTCAATGAAATTCTTCTTGCAGAAATAGCTCTCTTCAACAGAAAAAGGACAGGGGAGGTTGCGAAAATGCTGTTGGAAACGTACACAAACAGAAAGAAAGCTCCAGCTAGTGCAGACATTTTCAATAACCTCTCAAGGCTGGAGCAGGAGCTTGGTGATGACAAATTAACCAGGTTGGAAATAGAAGGCAAAAATGGTAGGAAAATGCCAGTCCTACTAACGGAGAGGATGATCTCATCTCTTGAGatccttattgcaaacagagaCAAAGTTGGTGTGTCAAAGGACAACCCTTATGTCTTTGCACGTAGCCTGGATGCAGCAAGCTACATCAGAGGGTTTGACTGTCTGAGGAAGTGTGCACATGAGTGTGATGCAAAGAATCCTGAAAGTCTGATCCATGCGACAGTGAGGAAAGAGGTTGCTATCCATTGCCAAATACTAAACTTGAATGAAAGTGAATTGGATCAGGTGGCAAAGTTATTGGGACATGACACCCAGGTCCATAAAGAGTACTACAGGCTCTCTGAAAACGCAGCACATCTAGCACAAATCAGCAAATTGCTGCTTGCAATGGATCAGGTTCCAGTGGTAATTCCAGGGCCATCTGAGGAAAGGGTTGTTTCTCCTACATATGGTGAGTATTAGTTGCTTTACAGGGTATTTGGAGAAAGATGTCCATTGTGTTTTAAGGGATTAAATGATCAATTCAGTGAAAATCTGTTTTTGTGCCATTTACATGTTCACTAGACCTACATTTTTGAGAAGCTGGCAACTTATTACTCTATAGTGTTTGCTCTGTTCCTCTTCACAATATATGATAATGGCACATGTTCATGAATCCTTTTCTTCTGTTTCTATTCATTTCATAGGTACATATCCAGCGGGGACAGATAGTGGAAGGACATATCCTACCGAGACATGTCCTACTGGGTCATCATATCCTACAGAGACGTATTCAGCGAAGTCATATACTGTGGAGGCACAGCCTTCAAGGTCATATCATGCTGGGACATATCCTGAGAAGTCATATCCTTCAGGATTACAATCTGCAATGTCATATTCTGCGGGGACAGATTCTGCAAGGGCATATCCTACCGTGACACATCCTGCAGGGACCTATCCAGCAGGTTCATATGTTGCAGGGACATATACTGCAGAGACACATGATGCAAGATCATATCCTGCAAGTGCTTATGCTTCAGGGACGAATCCTGTCAGGTCATATCCTGAAGGGACATATCCTGCGGGGACACATTTTGTGGGTACACAACTTGCTAGGTCATATCCTGCCGGAACATATCCTGCACAGACACTTCCTGCACAAACACTACCAGCGCATACAGTTATTACACCAACACTTCATGCCCAGACACTTCCAACGCAGACGCTTTCTGTCGGGGCAGTTCCTGAGGGGAAGGTTAAGGTGGGCACAGTGTGGAAACGGAGACCGTGGAGTGATGCGGCTAAGGCTGCGGTGAAACGTCAGTTGGGACACTTTATCTCATTGATGGAGGTTCCAGGTAAACGGGACTGTGAAGTATGCCTCCACAATGAACCAGCTG
Encoded here:
- the LOC120058409 gene encoding uncharacterized protein LOC120058409 isoform X4: MMSKRSKFTRSYKIQHLPQAYTVEQKSLSGKEKSLNEEDILNEEKKTLCDEEKRLSDEEKPLCAAGNPRSLGNLHRSLGNLHRKRNPHRERNSLCKDEIPLCEENHLHKEEKHSLHNKKTSCVEDNTSWDVEKTLCDIKKGAEESSLSGDEIHENSSGDEVERQRLDSNVPSGSDPLPSNAESSCEDEYEQYPPKTAQAKKTCRKIFAPRKGTRSSLRSSTKMTVSACSTIEDDDKGKLDKKYFCLYCNEPHHKIARHLERMHAEEAAVAHAISFPELSKIRSLLLDQLRNKGNDQHNLEILQCGDEVVTKEIPSYSGASVRDYLPCQHCVAFFNKIDLWKHESSCNARKGQDETRGGKRVRIQAASSQLVPLPVYSTGGCEEIIHNMNQDDISCHIKNDPLICKYGNALSAKHGHAKSQFTYIGSKMRELARFVLNVNEMDCDVQYLHEVCVPSKFKLAVHAARKMSGHDPASDRYKTPSLALKIGYSLKRATEIAFGESRMTEDREAEEQAKRFIELLENDWNNCFSGLSLSAVPQCDEVDVSSLTEDLIKLQKFLKVAEDTAKKELLENPTNTVWKKLNEILLAEIALFNRKRTGEVAKMLLETYTNRKKAPASADIFNNLSRLEQELGDDKLTRLEIEGKNGRKMPVLLTERMISSLEILIANRDKVGVSKDNPYVFARSLDAASYIRGFDCLRKCAHECDAKNPESLIHATVRKEVAIHCQILNLNESELDQVAKLLGHDTQVHKEYYRLSENAAHLAQISKLLLAMDQVPVVIPGPSEERVVSPTYGTYPAGTDSGRTYPTETCPTGSSYPTETYSAKSYTVEAQPSRSYHAGTYPEKSYPSGLQSAMSYSAGTDSARAYPTVTHPAGTYPAGSYVAGTYTAETHDARSYPASAYASGTNPVRSYPEGTYPAGTHFVGTQLARSYPAGTYPAQTLPAQTLPAHTVITPTLHAQTLPTQTLSVGAVPEGKVKVGTVWKRRPWSDAAKAAVKRQLGHFISLMEVPGKRDCEVCLHNEPAVQDRTWRDIKNYVHNTVKSIKRKKGLTRVDPTQQTKKGAAKKEKETEAKSAKERVGGTMTVSAQERLEAGPVAIPRKQKIWGDEAQAAVRRQLGDFTKLMKIPGKKECDACIAAEPVLQGRTWKDVKNYVHNTLMTMCRRHISGKQNMDSEKPIPVTQKPALQQSPVVHQKPGVLLGHPEDRPVYLSL